A window of Gemmatimonadota bacterium contains these coding sequences:
- a CDS encoding amidohydrolase family protein, which produces MRASLRSPALLVAASLLASPLAAQAAAAPAPTLALTHANVVDGRTATVVRDATILIGNGRIRSIRAGAQAPADAMVIDLQGRWVAPGLIDAHTHIATLANARRALHSGVTTVRSASVPAFQDVAMRDQARAGQIAAPDVLATGVFVSPNLGETVLADPRLGALAGGVNTPEQLRALVRVNLDRGVDWIKTRGTERAGLPDTDPRKQVYDEAQLRAIVEEAATRNVPVMAHAHGDEGAYAAVAAGVRSIEHGTYLSDSTLRLMKAQGTWFVPTLSTVVDLTQPGGDYDDPVLVLRGQHMAPRLEETIRRAHALGIRLATGADTDYGPESLTRIAHEVMRFHGLGLTPVEALAAATSGAAELLGIADRTGRVAEGLEADLIVLEANPLEDPARLQDVLIVITNGRVALNRLPFGRSAIR; this is translated from the coding sequence ATGCGCGCATCGCTCCGCTCCCCCGCCCTGCTCGTCGCGGCCAGTCTCCTTGCGTCACCGCTCGCGGCGCAGGCCGCCGCCGCACCCGCCCCCACGCTCGCGCTGACACATGCGAACGTCGTCGACGGCCGCACCGCGACCGTCGTCCGCGACGCGACGATCCTCATCGGCAACGGTCGCATCCGGAGCATCCGCGCCGGCGCCCAGGCCCCGGCCGACGCGATGGTGATCGACCTGCAGGGACGCTGGGTCGCGCCCGGGCTCATCGATGCGCATACGCACATCGCGACGCTCGCCAACGCGCGCCGCGCCCTCCACTCGGGCGTCACCACGGTGCGCTCGGCGAGTGTCCCGGCGTTCCAGGACGTCGCGATGCGCGACCAGGCACGCGCGGGCCAGATCGCCGCGCCGGACGTACTCGCCACTGGCGTCTTCGTCTCCCCGAACCTCGGGGAGACGGTGCTGGCGGACCCGCGACTTGGTGCGCTCGCCGGTGGCGTGAACACCCCCGAGCAGTTGCGCGCCCTGGTGCGCGTGAACCTCGACCGAGGCGTCGACTGGATCAAGACGCGCGGCACCGAGCGTGCGGGCCTGCCGGACACCGATCCGCGCAAGCAGGTCTACGACGAGGCGCAGCTGCGGGCGATCGTGGAAGAGGCCGCCACGCGCAACGTGCCGGTGATGGCGCACGCGCACGGCGACGAAGGCGCGTACGCGGCGGTCGCCGCCGGAGTGCGTAGCATCGAGCATGGCACGTATCTCTCCGACTCCACCCTGCGCCTGATGAAGGCGCAGGGGACCTGGTTCGTCCCAACGCTTTCGACGGTGGTGGACCTGACGCAGCCCGGCGGCGACTATGACGACCCGGTGCTCGTGCTCCGCGGCCAGCACATGGCGCCGCGCCTTGAGGAGACCATCCGTCGGGCGCATGCTCTGGGGATCCGCCTCGCGACCGGCGCCGACACCGACTACGGCCCGGAGAGCCTCACGCGCATCGCGCACGAAGTGATGCGATTCCATGGCCTCGGACTCACGCCGGTGGAGGCGCTCGCCGCCGCGACGAGCGGAGCGGCCGAGCTCCTCGGCATCGCTGACCGCACGGGCCGCGTGGCCGAGGGGTTGGAGGCGGACCTGATCGTGCTGGAGGCGAACCCGCTCGAGGACCCGGCGCGCCTCCAGGATGTGCTGATCGTGATCACCAACGGGCGGGTCGCGCTGAACCGGCTCCCCTTCGGCCGCAGTGCCATCCGCTAA
- a CDS encoding SusC/RagA family TonB-linked outer membrane protein yields MGTRKLVAAILALALAFGGSNVQAQGTREVTGKVTQVGGAPLAEASVTVLGQPIGARSNESGEYRLRVPAGEVTLLVRAIGFKRMSVKVAANATTQDFALEKDVLQLEGVTVTGQATTVDRRNATTPVAAVNAEELNRVPARSIENQLSGKILGARIFENNGAPGGGAQVQIRGATSILGQGDPLYVIDGVIVSNASIPNAANSISRAGGGVGGGQDNAVNRLADINPSDIESVEVLKSAAASAIYGSRATNGVVVITTKRGRSGAPSWNLTQRVGTAALYRKIGFRHWDDINALVPGGTDFTWIGNAAALDEAQAACNPNCSNYDYEQQLFGRTDPTFETILSTRGGAGNTKYFASVSDKQEAGIMLRTGARRTSGRMNIDQTIGTKVTISAGLGVTRNFNQRGITNNNNAGISPTYDLGYIPHVMDFRRQADGSWPVNPFYAGGTSVSNPFANAEYIKNNEEVWRQTGNVRFAYQAFSNAQHNVNVSYQAGLDRFHQDGIGFSPPFLQFEPNDNFAGTSSVSTSQVMQMNQSVNVVHTWTPTLPWINSLTTSFGGTAEEQRLKTYRTRGRGLLPTVGLSAGAAETVVEDGRQEFRDQSLYLNEQALLLNEALSVAIGFRMDRSSANGDQEKYYLFPKYSAAYRFEKPWWASQYTDEIKLRASWGQSGNRPRYADRDVLFANAGIIDGRSGLVSAGTLGNPAITPETMSETDIGIDASFLNQRINFELTNYSRVITDLLLTFPLPPSSGLAQQIVNGGQMSVKGWEFGITGIPVQRGQFTWTSRINYTANEQTVDNLLVNGAVVPDFAVPGSFGATYGRNRIASGLRSTLVWANAPLRPNGTGGFSVADTIVGDANPYHQTQFTNDFTYGRWTMSTLFDWRNGGLVSNMTNNLWDEGGNSRDFDEPFRGTTKGLYRYNDTFATGDSRVYIQPGTFLKLREITVSYQAPNTFVNTWLKGAKDLRVSLSGRNLWVKTDYWSYDPEFNNFGNTNFNRFIDLAPFPTSRQFFFSVDIGY; encoded by the coding sequence GTGGGAACGAGGAAACTCGTCGCGGCGATCCTCGCACTTGCCCTGGCGTTCGGTGGATCGAACGTGCAGGCGCAGGGGACGCGAGAGGTCACCGGCAAGGTCACGCAGGTCGGCGGCGCACCACTCGCTGAGGCCAGCGTCACGGTATTGGGGCAGCCCATCGGGGCGCGCTCCAACGAGAGCGGTGAGTACCGCCTTCGCGTTCCGGCGGGCGAAGTCACGCTCCTGGTGCGCGCGATCGGCTTCAAGCGCATGTCGGTGAAGGTCGCGGCGAACGCGACCACGCAGGATTTCGCACTTGAGAAGGACGTCCTGCAGCTCGAGGGCGTGACGGTGACGGGTCAGGCGACGACGGTGGATCGCCGCAACGCGACGACCCCGGTCGCCGCGGTGAACGCCGAGGAGCTCAACCGCGTCCCGGCGCGCTCGATCGAGAATCAGCTCTCGGGCAAGATCCTCGGCGCGCGCATCTTCGAGAACAACGGCGCGCCGGGCGGTGGTGCCCAGGTGCAGATCCGTGGCGCGACGTCGATCCTCGGGCAGGGCGACCCGCTCTACGTCATCGACGGCGTCATCGTCTCGAACGCGTCGATCCCGAACGCGGCGAACTCGATCTCGCGCGCCGGCGGCGGCGTCGGCGGTGGCCAGGACAACGCGGTCAACCGTCTCGCCGACATCAACCCGTCGGACATCGAGTCGGTCGAAGTGCTCAAGTCGGCGGCGGCCTCGGCCATCTACGGCTCGCGCGCGACGAACGGCGTCGTGGTGATCACGACCAAGCGCGGCCGCTCCGGCGCGCCGAGCTGGAACCTGACGCAGCGCGTCGGGACCGCGGCGCTCTATCGCAAGATCGGATTCCGGCACTGGGACGACATCAACGCGCTCGTCCCGGGCGGCACCGACTTCACCTGGATCGGCAACGCGGCCGCGCTCGATGAGGCGCAGGCGGCGTGCAACCCGAACTGCTCCAACTACGACTACGAGCAGCAGCTCTTCGGCCGCACCGACCCGACGTTCGAGACGATCCTCTCGACGCGCGGTGGCGCGGGCAACACGAAGTACTTCGCGTCGGTGAGCGACAAGCAGGAGGCCGGCATCATGCTCCGCACAGGCGCGCGCCGCACCTCGGGCCGCATGAACATCGACCAGACGATCGGCACGAAGGTGACGATCTCCGCCGGCCTCGGCGTGACGCGCAACTTCAATCAGCGCGGCATCACGAACAACAACAATGCCGGCATCTCGCCGACCTATGATCTGGGGTACATCCCCCACGTCATGGATTTCCGCCGCCAGGCTGACGGCTCGTGGCCGGTGAACCCGTTCTACGCCGGCGGCACGTCGGTGTCGAACCCGTTCGCGAACGCCGAGTACATCAAGAACAACGAAGAGGTGTGGCGCCAGACGGGCAACGTCCGCTTCGCGTACCAGGCCTTCTCGAACGCGCAGCACAATGTCAACGTCTCGTACCAGGCCGGCCTCGACCGCTTCCACCAGGACGGCATCGGCTTCTCGCCACCGTTCCTCCAGTTCGAGCCGAACGACAACTTCGCCGGCACGAGCTCGGTCTCGACGTCGCAGGTGATGCAGATGAACCAGAGCGTCAACGTCGTCCACACCTGGACGCCGACGCTTCCCTGGATCAACAGCCTGACGACCTCCTTCGGCGGGACGGCGGAAGAGCAGCGCCTGAAGACCTACCGGACGCGCGGCCGCGGCCTTCTCCCGACGGTCGGCCTCTCGGCCGGTGCCGCCGAGACAGTGGTCGAGGACGGTCGCCAGGAGTTCCGGGACCAGTCGCTGTACCTGAACGAGCAGGCGCTCCTCCTCAACGAGGCGCTCTCGGTCGCGATCGGCTTCCGCATGGACCGCTCGTCGGCGAACGGCGACCAGGAGAAGTATTACCTGTTCCCGAAGTACTCGGCGGCGTATCGCTTCGAGAAGCCCTGGTGGGCCTCGCAGTACACCGATGAGATCAAGCTCCGCGCCTCGTGGGGCCAGTCGGGCAACCGGCCGCGCTATGCGGACCGCGACGTGCTCTTCGCGAATGCCGGCATCATCGACGGCCGCTCGGGCCTCGTCTCGGCCGGCACGCTCGGCAACCCGGCGATCACGCCGGAGACGATGAGCGAGACGGACATCGGCATCGATGCCTCGTTCCTCAACCAGCGCATCAACTTCGAGCTCACGAACTACAGCCGCGTCATCACGGACCTCCTCCTCACCTTCCCGCTGCCGCCGTCGTCGGGCCTGGCGCAGCAGATCGTGAACGGCGGCCAGATGTCGGTGAAGGGCTGGGAGTTCGGCATCACCGGCATCCCGGTGCAGCGCGGCCAGTTCACCTGGACGTCGCGCATCAACTACACGGCGAACGAGCAGACCGTGGACAACCTGCTCGTGAACGGCGCGGTCGTGCCGGACTTCGCGGTGCCGGGTTCCTTCGGCGCCACGTACGGCCGCAACCGCATCGCCTCGGGTCTTCGTTCGACGCTGGTGTGGGCGAACGCCCCGCTGCGCCCGAACGGCACGGGCGGCTTCTCGGTGGCCGACACGATCGTCGGCGATGCGAATCCGTACCACCAGACGCAGTTCACCAACGACTTCACGTACGGCCGCTGGACCATGTCGACGCTGTTCGACTGGCGCAACGGCGGTCTCGTGTCGAACATGACGAACAACCTCTGGGACGAGGGCGGCAACTCGCGCGACTTCGACGAGCCGTTCCGCGGCACGACCAAGGGCCTGTATCGGTACAATGACACGTTCGCGACCGGCGACAGTCGCGTCTACATCCAGCCCGGGACGTTCCTGAAGCTCCGCGAGATCACGGTCTCGTACCAGGCGCCGAACACGTTCGTGAACACCTGGCTGAAGGGCGCCAAGGACCTGCGCGTCTCGCTCAGCGGCCGCAACCTCTGGGTCAAGACCGATTACTGGTCGTACGATCCGGAGTTCAACAACTTCGGCAACACGAACTTCAACCGTTTCATCGACCTCGCGCCGTTCCCGACGAGCCGCCAGTTCTTCTTCAGCGTCGACATCGGGTACTGA
- a CDS encoding carboxypeptidase-like regulatory domain-containing protein: MTRRMKSAILLAAAFLLAGRVDAQWANPNRAAAPAPPPRTTGVIDGVVSDTSLRPVSFAEVSVLRTEIKLQTNSQGRFRFNDVPAGQYLLIVRRIGFRPISSIIQVGVRDTLRLSFTMEPAIQTMDRVVVTEERRSLRMIEFEKRREQGWGFFLTEEQITKRNLPVSADYLRLAPSISLAPTPNASGNPDLVAISKREGGSIYGDGAGACAVQIVVDNVPMPPRFPLELLPNPREIAGIEVYSGPATVPAQFNGLDRRCGMVLIWTKDGP, encoded by the coding sequence ATGACGCGCCGCATGAAGTCCGCGATTCTCCTCGCCGCCGCATTCCTCCTCGCCGGTCGGGTCGACGCCCAATGGGCGAACCCGAATCGGGCGGCTGCCCCCGCGCCCCCGCCGCGCACCACCGGAGTGATCGACGGGGTCGTCTCGGACACCTCGCTACGGCCCGTCTCGTTCGCCGAGGTCAGCGTCCTCAGGACGGAGATCAAACTCCAGACAAATTCGCAGGGCCGTTTCCGCTTCAACGACGTGCCCGCGGGCCAGTACCTCCTCATCGTCCGTCGCATCGGCTTCCGGCCCATCTCCTCGATCATCCAGGTGGGCGTGCGCGATACGCTCCGGCTCTCCTTCACGATGGAGCCGGCCATCCAGACGATGGACCGCGTCGTCGTCACCGAGGAGCGTCGGTCGCTGCGCATGATCGAGTTCGAGAAGCGTCGTGAGCAGGGGTGGGGCTTCTTCCTCACGGAAGAGCAGATCACCAAGCGCAATCTCCCAGTCTCGGCGGACTACCTGCGTCTCGCGCCGAGCATCTCGCTCGCGCCCACGCCCAACGCCTCGGGCAACCCGGACCTCGTCGCCATCAGCAAGCGCGAAGGTGGATCGATCTACGGGGATGGCGCCGGTGCCTGTGCGGTCCAGATCGTGGTCGACAACGTCCCCATGCCCCCGCGCTTCCCGCTCGAGCTCCTCCCCAACCCGCGCGAGATCGCGGGAATCGAGGTCTACAGCGGCCCTGCCACGGTCCCCGCGCAGTTCAACGGACTCGATCGCCGCTGCGGAATGGTGTTGATCTGGACCAAGGATGGGCCGTAG
- a CDS encoding (2Fe-2S) ferredoxin domain-containing protein — MGQFEKHVFVCTGGKTCTSQDSAATFALLKEGLRVAGVAQRVRVNHSGCMGQCGHGPMVVVYPEDVWYHGVDVDAAQRILDEHLLGGAPVESLRYVAPPGENKVPKPDA, encoded by the coding sequence ATGGGCCAGTTCGAGAAGCACGTCTTCGTCTGCACCGGCGGCAAGACCTGCACGTCGCAGGATTCCGCGGCGACCTTCGCGCTCCTGAAGGAGGGGCTCCGCGTGGCCGGCGTCGCCCAGCGGGTACGCGTGAACCACTCGGGCTGCATGGGCCAGTGCGGTCACGGGCCCATGGTCGTCGTCTACCCCGAGGATGTGTGGTACCACGGCGTCGATGTGGACGCTGCGCAGCGGATCCTCGACGAGCACCTCCTCGGGGGCGCGCCCGTCGAGTCGCTTCGCTACGTCGCGCCGCCGGGGGAGAACAAGGTCCCGAAGCCGGACGCGTGA
- a CDS encoding OsmC family protein, with product MSEDAPKKVNNVVVRWDGDHRFDASRLGSERAIRIDADALTGPGPVDTLLSALASCTGVDIVDILEKRRTPVQGMTVEVRGERANAVPARLVRIHLQYRIRGAGIERVHAERAIELAVTKYCSVRDSLDPALPVEWSLELA from the coding sequence GTGAGCGAGGACGCACCGAAGAAGGTCAACAACGTCGTCGTGCGCTGGGACGGCGATCACCGGTTCGACGCTAGCCGGCTGGGGAGCGAGCGCGCGATCCGCATCGACGCGGACGCGCTCACCGGACCGGGCCCGGTCGATACGCTGCTCAGCGCGCTGGCGTCGTGCACGGGCGTGGACATCGTGGACATCCTCGAGAAGCGCCGCACGCCGGTGCAGGGGATGACGGTCGAGGTGCGCGGCGAGCGCGCGAACGCCGTGCCGGCGCGACTCGTGCGGATCCACCTGCAGTACCGCATCCGGGGCGCAGGCATCGAACGCGTGCACGCGGAGCGGGCGATCGAGCTCGCGGTGACGAAGTACTGTAGCGTGCGCGACAGCCTCGACCCGGCGTTGCCGGTGGAGTGGAGCCTCGAGCTGGCCTGA
- a CDS encoding sulfurtransferase: MTPETEAAIAAKGYAHPEKLVSTDWLAAHLGDPSLRILESDEDVLLYEMGHIPGAQKIDWHADLNDPVERDYIAPDGFTALLRAKGIDTTTPVILYGDKNNWWAAYALWVFELFGFRNARLLDGGRAKWEAEGRAMVTDVPRFPATTYVAPPRDDSRIRAFLPEVLKHQLANGAMIDVRSTPEYTGERTHMPDYPQEGTLRGGHIPGARNVPWARAADPDGAFKAAAELRAIYEGEAGLSPTQEIVTYCRIGERSSHTWFVLQYLLGYPTVRNYDGSWTEWGNAVRTPIKKGNAP, translated from the coding sequence ATGACACCTGAGACCGAGGCCGCGATCGCGGCGAAGGGGTACGCCCACCCCGAGAAGCTCGTGAGCACCGACTGGCTCGCGGCGCACCTGGGCGATCCGTCGCTCCGGATCCTCGAGAGCGACGAGGACGTGCTGCTCTACGAGATGGGCCACATCCCCGGTGCGCAGAAGATCGACTGGCACGCCGACCTGAACGACCCGGTGGAGCGCGACTACATCGCGCCCGACGGCTTCACCGCGCTGCTGCGCGCGAAGGGGATCGACACGACCACGCCGGTGATCCTCTACGGGGACAAGAACAACTGGTGGGCGGCGTACGCGCTCTGGGTGTTCGAACTCTTCGGGTTCCGGAACGCGCGGCTCCTCGACGGCGGACGCGCGAAGTGGGAGGCGGAGGGTCGCGCGATGGTGACCGACGTGCCGCGCTTCCCCGCGACGACCTACGTGGCACCGCCGCGCGACGATTCGCGGATCCGCGCCTTCCTGCCCGAGGTGCTCAAGCACCAACTGGCCAACGGCGCGATGATCGACGTGCGCTCCACTCCCGAGTACACGGGCGAGCGGACCCACATGCCCGACTATCCGCAGGAGGGGACGCTCCGCGGCGGGCACATCCCGGGCGCGCGCAACGTGCCGTGGGCGCGCGCGGCCGATCCGGATGGGGCGTTCAAGGCCGCCGCCGAGCTTCGCGCGATCTACGAGGGCGAAGCGGGACTGTCGCCGACCCAGGAGATCGTGACGTACTGCCGGATCGGCGAGCGCTCGTCGCACACCTGGTTCGTGCTGCAGTACCTCTTGGGCTATCCGACGGTCCGCAACTACGACGGCAGCTGGACCGAGTGGGGGAATGCCGTCCGCACACCGATCAAGAAGGGGAACGCACCGTGA